From the Pseudorca crassidens isolate mPseCra1 chromosome 18, mPseCra1.hap1, whole genome shotgun sequence genome, one window contains:
- the KCTD4 gene encoding BTB/POZ domain-containing protein KCTD4, whose protein sequence is MERKINRREKEKEYEGKHNSLEDADQGKNCKSTLMTLNVGGYLYITQKQTLTKYPDTFLEGIVNGKILCPFDADGHYFIDRDGLLFRHVLNFLRNGELLLPEGFRENQLLAQEAEFFQLKGLAEEVKSRWEKEQLTPRETTFLEITDNHDRSQGLRIFCNAPDFISKIKSRIVLVSKSRLDGFPEEFSISSNIIQFKYFIKSENGTRLVLKEDNTFVCTLETLKFEAIMMALKCGFRLLTSLDCSKGSIVHSDALHFIK, encoded by the coding sequence ATGGAGCGTAaaataaacagaagagaaaaagaaaaggagtatGAAGGGAAACATAACAGCCTGGAAGATGCTGACCAGGGAAAGAACTGCAAATCCACCCTGATGACCCTCAACGTTGGTGGATACTTATACATTACTCAGAAACAAACACTGACCAAGTACCCAGACACTTTCCTTGAAGGTATAGTAAATGGAAAAATCCTCTGCCCATTTGATGCCGATGGTCATTATTTCATAGACAGGGACGGGCTCCTCTTCAGGCATGTTCTAAACTTCCTACGAAACGGAGAACTTCTACTGCCAGAAGGGTTTCGAGAAAATCAACTTCTCGCACAAGAAGCAGAATTCTTTCAGCTCAAGGGACTGGCGGAGGAAGTGAAGTCCAGGTGGGAAaaagaacagctaacacccaggGAGACTACTTTCCTGGAAATAACAGATAACCATGATCGCTCACAAGGACTGAGAATCTTCTGTAATGCTCCTGATttcatatcaaaaataaaatctcGCATTGTTCTGGTGTCCAAAAGCAGGCTGGATGGCTTTCCAGAGGAGTTTTCAATATCGTCAAACATCATTCAATTTAAATACTTCATAAAGTCTGAAAATGGCACTCGACTTGTACTGAAGGAAGACAACACCTTTGTCTGCACCTTGGAAACTCTTAAGTTCGAGGCCATAATGATGGCCTTAAAGTGTGGTTTTAGACTGCTGACCAGCCTGGATTGCTCCAAAGGGTCGATTGTTCACAGCGATGCACTTCATTTTATCAAGTAA